The DNA region CGAGCGTCACCGCGAACGGCACGTCGCTCCCGGCCAGTCGGCGGACCGTGGGCAGATCGAGATGGTCGTAGTGGTCGTGTGAGATCACGACGGCGTCCAGCCGTCCGAGCGAGTCGAGCGGCACGGGCACGGCATGCAGCCGTCGCGGCCCGATGAACGAGAACGGCGAGCAGCGGCTGCCCCACACCGGGTCGAAGAGCACCCGTCTGCCGTCGATCTCCGCGAGCACGGTGGCGTGACCCAGCCAGGTCAGCCGCAGGCCGGAGGCGGGCGGGGAAGTCAGATCGGGGCGGACGAGCGGCACGGGCCCGTCGGGTCTGCGTCCGTCGCGGCTGAGCAGGGCCCGCAGCATCTCGCGTCTGCTGCGCACGGCTCTCGGCATCCGCTCCGCGGGCTCGGGATTGCGGAACGACCCGGTCTCCGCGTCGTAGTTGGGCGACCGCTCGATGCGGGCCAGGCGTTCCCCGGAGGGCTCCGCGCCGAAGGAGAGGGGGTTGAAGCCGAGTACGCCGCTCATCGAGTTCTCCCGTTCCGCTGATCTCCGCACCTGGGTGCCCTTGCCCGGCGCCGGTACGCCTGGCTGCCGTACCGGCGAGGCCGCCGGTTCCAGATGCCAGGTGCCAGGTGTCCCCGGTGTCCAGGTTCCGGTGTGCCTGGGCAACGCCGTCCTGTGCCCGGTTTGTTCCCCGGCGATGAGTTCCCCCGCGCCCCACGGTCACCACAGGGACCGGAGAACGGACCGTTCCGGGACCGGGCGGCAGCCGCTGGGCCGGTGCCCGGGGACCCGGGGAGAGGGTGTGCACAGTGACGACGATGCTCGATCTGGGGCCGCAGGCGCGTGAGGTGAAGGCACTGCTCGGCGGGGTGCGCGACGACGGGCTCGCGGCGCCGACTCCGTGCGGCTCGTATTCCGTACGGGAGCTGCTGGGGCATCTGCTCGACCTGGCCCGTGCCTTCACCGACGCCGCGCGCAAGGACCTCGGCGCCGGCACGGACCGGGACCCCTCCGCGTCGCTGCCGCGGCTGCCGGACGACTGGCGCGAGCGGCTGCCCGTACAGCTCGACGAGCTGGCCGCGGCGTGGCGCAGCGAGGCGGCGTGGGAGGGGGACACCAGAGCCGGCGGAGTCGATCTGCCCGGCTCCGTCGCGGGCATCGTCGCGATCAACGAACTCGTCCTGCACGGCTGGGACTTGGCCCGTGCCACAGGCCAGGAGTACCGGGGCGACCCGGCCGCGCTGGAGG from Streptomyces marispadix includes:
- a CDS encoding TIGR03086 family metal-binding protein, whose protein sequence is MLDLGPQAREVKALLGGVRDDGLAAPTPCGSYSVRELLGHLLDLARAFTDAARKDLGAGTDRDPSASLPRLPDDWRERLPVQLDELAAAWRSEAAWEGDTRAGGVDLPGSVAGIVAINELVLHGWDLARATGQEYRGDPAALEASVGMLSQTGPAERAPMFGPAVEVSEEASLLDRAVALGGRSPDWSPPERSTAR